One Clarias gariepinus isolate MV-2021 ecotype Netherlands chromosome 18, CGAR_prim_01v2, whole genome shotgun sequence genomic window carries:
- the cbr1 gene encoding carbonyl reductase [NADPH] 1, with protein MSARRVALVTGSNKGIGLATVRALCKQYDGDVYLTARDVARGTAAVEGLRAEGLAPRFHQLDITDAGSVRAARDFFKAEYGGVDVLVNNAGIAFKMADKTPFGIQADVTLKTNFFATRDLCNEFLPIIKTGGRVVNVSSVMGSIALSRCSPDLQARFRSDDITEDELVGLMERFVADAKEEAHTQRGWPETAYGISKTGLTTLTRIHARKLTQERPGDEILCNACCPGWVRTDMAGPNATKSPDEGAITLVYLALLPPGSKEPHGQFVSEKKVQPW; from the exons ATGTCGGCGCGGAGAGTTGCGCTCGTGACGGGCTCGAACAAGGGCATCGGGCTCGCGACGGTGCGCGCGCTGTGCAAGCAGTACGACGGGGACGTGTACCTGACGGCGCGCGACGTGGCGCGCGGGACGGCCGCCGTGGAGGGTCTGAGGGCGGAAGGGCTCGCGCCGCGTTTCCACCAGCTGGACATCACGGACGCGGGCAGCGTGCGCGCGGCGCGCGACTTCTTCAAGGCGGAGTACGGCGGCGTGGACGTGCTCGTGAACAACGCGGGAATCGCCTTCAAAA TGGCTGATAAAACACCTTTCGGGATCCAGGCTGATGTGACGCTCAAGACAAATTTCTTTGCCACCAGAGACTTGTGCAATGAGTTCCTCCCCATTATCAAGACAGGAG GAAGGGTGGTGAATGTTTCCAGCGTCATGGGTTCCATCGCCCTGAGCCGCTGCAGCCCGGACCTCCAGGCTCGCTTCCGGAGTGATGATATCACCGAGGATGAACTGGTGGGGCTAATGGAGCGCTTCGTGGCGGATGCTAAAGAGGAAGCTCACACTCAAAGGGGCTGGCCCGAAACCGCATATGGCATCTCCAAGACTGGCTTGACCACCCTGACCAGGATCCATGCCCGGAAACTGACGCAGGAGAGACCTGGCGATGAAATCCTGTGCAATGCCTGCTGTCCAGGATGGGTGAGGACCGACATGGCAGGGCCAAATGCTACAAAGTCACCAGACGAGGGCGCCATCACTCTAGTCTATCTGGCACTGCTGCCACCAGGGTCTAAGGAACCTCATGGGCAGTTTGTGTCAGAAAAGAAGGTGCAGCCATGGTGA